Proteins from a single region of Bradyrhizobium diazoefficiens:
- the pnp gene encoding polyribonucleotide nucleotidyltransferase, which translates to MFNKHSVEIDWGGRPLKLETGKIARQADGAVLATYGETVVLATVVAAKAPREGVDFLPLTVDYQEKTYAAGRIPGGYFKREGRPTEKETLVSRLIDRPIRPLFVDGWRNETQVIVTVLSHDMENDPDIVALVASSAALTLSGAPFKGPIGAARVGFANDEFILNPTLDEMVDTQLDLVVAGTADAVLMVESEAKELNEDIMLGAVMFGHRHFQPVINAIIELAEKAAKEPREVTVIDNSALEKEMLGLVEQELRAAYAIPVKQDRYAAVGKVKEKVIAHYFPEGQEPKYDKLRIGGVFKELEAKIVRWNILDTGKRIDGRDSKTVRNIIAEVGVLPRAHGSALFTRGETQAMVVTTLGTGEDEQYIDALSGTYKETFLLHYNFPPYSVGETGRLGGTKRREIGHGKLAWRAIHPVLPPHHEFPYTIRVVSEITESNGSSSMASVCGASLALMDAGVPLKRPTAGIAMGLILEDKRFAVLSDILGDEDHLGDMDFKVAGTEQGITSLQMDIKIEGITEEIMKVALAQAKDGRIHILGEMAKALTNARAELGEYAPRIETFKIATDKIREVIGTGGKVIREIVEKTGAKVNIEDDGTVKVASSDGEAMKAAIKWIKSIASDPEVGQIYDGTVVKVMEFGAFVNFFGSKDGLVHISQLASNRVQKTSDVVKEGDKVKVKLLGFDDRGKTRLSMKVVDQTTGEDLEGKGGEGEKAPREAAGE; encoded by the coding sequence ATGTTCAATAAGCATTCAGTCGAGATCGACTGGGGCGGACGCCCTCTCAAGCTCGAAACCGGCAAGATCGCACGCCAGGCCGACGGCGCCGTCCTCGCCACCTATGGCGAGACCGTGGTGCTCGCCACAGTCGTCGCGGCGAAGGCGCCGCGCGAAGGCGTCGACTTCCTGCCGCTGACCGTCGATTACCAGGAAAAGACCTACGCGGCCGGCCGCATTCCCGGCGGCTACTTCAAGCGCGAGGGTCGTCCGACCGAGAAGGAGACACTGGTCTCCCGCCTGATCGACCGTCCGATCCGCCCGCTGTTCGTCGACGGCTGGCGCAACGAGACCCAGGTGATCGTCACCGTGCTCTCGCACGACATGGAGAACGATCCCGACATCGTGGCGCTGGTGGCCTCCTCGGCCGCGCTGACCCTGTCCGGCGCGCCCTTCAAGGGCCCGATCGGCGCCGCCCGCGTCGGCTTCGCCAATGACGAGTTCATCCTCAACCCGACGCTCGACGAGATGGTCGATACCCAGCTCGACCTCGTCGTCGCCGGCACCGCCGACGCCGTGCTGATGGTGGAATCGGAAGCCAAGGAGCTGAACGAAGACATCATGCTCGGTGCCGTGATGTTCGGTCACCGCCATTTCCAGCCGGTCATCAACGCGATCATCGAGCTCGCCGAAAAGGCCGCCAAGGAGCCGCGCGAAGTCACCGTCATCGACAATTCGGCGCTCGAGAAGGAAATGCTCGGCCTGGTCGAGCAGGAGCTGCGCGCCGCCTACGCCATTCCGGTCAAGCAGGATCGCTACGCCGCGGTCGGCAAGGTCAAGGAAAAGGTGATCGCCCACTATTTCCCCGAAGGGCAGGAGCCGAAATACGACAAGCTGCGCATCGGCGGCGTGTTCAAGGAGCTCGAGGCCAAGATCGTTCGCTGGAACATCCTCGACACCGGCAAGCGCATCGACGGCCGCGATTCCAAGACGGTCCGCAACATCATCGCCGAAGTCGGCGTGCTGCCCCGCGCCCACGGCTCGGCGCTGTTCACCCGCGGCGAGACCCAGGCGATGGTCGTGACCACGCTCGGCACCGGCGAGGACGAGCAGTATATCGACGCGCTGTCGGGAACGTACAAAGAGACGTTCCTGCTGCACTACAACTTCCCTCCCTACTCGGTCGGTGAGACCGGTCGCCTCGGCGGCACCAAGCGCCGCGAGATCGGCCACGGCAAGCTCGCCTGGCGCGCGATCCACCCGGTGCTGCCGCCGCATCACGAGTTCCCCTACACGATCCGCGTGGTCTCGGAGATCACCGAGTCCAACGGCTCCTCGTCGATGGCTTCGGTCTGCGGCGCCTCGCTCGCACTGATGGACGCCGGCGTACCATTGAAGCGCCCGACCGCGGGCATCGCGATGGGCCTGATCCTCGAAGACAAGCGCTTTGCGGTCCTCTCGGACATCCTCGGTGACGAGGATCATCTCGGCGACATGGACTTCAAGGTCGCCGGCACGGAGCAGGGCATCACCTCGCTCCAGATGGACATCAAGATCGAGGGCATCACCGAAGAGATCATGAAGGTGGCGCTCGCCCAGGCCAAGGACGGACGTATCCACATCCTCGGCGAGATGGCCAAGGCGCTCACCAACGCCCGCGCCGAGCTCGGCGAGTACGCGCCGCGCATCGAGACCTTCAAGATCGCCACCGACAAGATCCGCGAAGTGATCGGCACCGGCGGCAAGGTGATCCGTGAAATCGTCGAGAAGACCGGCGCCAAGGTCAACATCGAGGACGACGGCACCGTGAAGGTCGCCTCCTCGGACGGCGAGGCGATGAAGGCCGCGATCAAGTGGATCAAGTCGATCGCGTCCGATCCGGAAGTCGGCCAGATCTATGACGGCACCGTCGTCAAGGTGATGGAGTTCGGCGCCTTCGTGAACTTCTTCGGCTCCAAGGACGGCCTTGTCCACATCAGCCAGCTCGCCTCGAACCGCGTGCAGAAGACCTCTGACGTCGTCAAGGAAGGCGACAAGGTCAAGGTCAAGCTGCTCGGCTTCGACGATCGCGGCAAGACCCGCCTCTCGATGAAGGTGGTCGACCAGACCACCGGCGAAGACCTCGAAGGCAAGGGCGGCGAGGGCGAAAAGGCTCCGCGCGAAGCGGCCGGAGAGTAA
- the katG gene encoding catalase/peroxidase HPI yields the protein MDDTSKCPFSGGKPTPVNRDWWPTQLSIEMLHKNSDLSDPMGKEFDYATEFKSLDLNAVIKDLTALMTDSQEWWPADFGHYGGLMIRMAWHSAGTYRITDGRGGAGAGQQRFAPLNSWPDNANLDKARRLLWPIKQKYGRKISWADLMVLAGNVALESMGFKTFGFAGGRADVWEPEELYWGPEGTWLGDERYSGERQLAEPLGAVQMGLIYVNPEGPNGKPDPIAAAKDIRETFFRMAMNDEETVALIAGGHTFGKTHGAGDPSLVGPEPEAGALEDQGLGWKSKHASGLAGDSITSGLEVTWTTTPTKWSNNFFENLFKYEWELTKSPGGANQWTAKGADAIIPDPFDKSKKHRPTMLTTDLSLRFDPAYEKISRRFMENPDQFADAFARAWFKLTHRDMGPIQRYLGPLVPKETLIWQDPIPAVNHELVNDQDVGALKSKILASGLSVPELVSTAWASASTFRGSDKRGGANGARIRLAPQKDWEVNQPDQLSKVLGKLEAIQKDFNASSGAKKVSMADLIVLGGSAAVEKAAKDAGVDVKVGFAPGRMDASQEQTDAASFAPLEPRADGFRNYVGKKHQFLRQEEALVDRAQLLRLTGPEMTVLVGGLRVLGANANGSKHGVFTSKVGTLSNDYFVNLLDMSTQWTPVADGSYEGRDRKANAVKWTGMRADLIFGSHSQLRAFAEVYATSDSKEKFVQDFAKAWTKVMNLDRFDLAV from the coding sequence ATGGACGACACTTCGAAGTGCCCGTTTTCGGGCGGAAAACCCACGCCGGTGAACCGCGACTGGTGGCCCACCCAGCTCAGCATCGAGATGCTGCACAAGAATTCCGATTTGTCCGATCCGATGGGCAAGGAGTTCGACTATGCCACGGAGTTCAAGTCGCTCGACCTGAACGCGGTCATCAAGGACCTGACCGCCCTGATGACGGATTCGCAGGAGTGGTGGCCCGCTGACTTCGGTCATTACGGCGGCCTCATGATCCGCATGGCCTGGCACAGCGCAGGCACCTATCGCATCACTGACGGCCGCGGCGGCGCCGGCGCCGGTCAGCAGCGTTTCGCCCCGCTCAACAGCTGGCCCGACAACGCCAACCTCGACAAGGCGCGCCGCCTGCTCTGGCCGATCAAGCAGAAATACGGCCGCAAGATTTCCTGGGCCGATTTGATGGTGCTTGCCGGCAACGTCGCGCTGGAATCGATGGGCTTCAAGACCTTCGGCTTTGCCGGTGGTCGTGCCGACGTCTGGGAGCCGGAAGAGCTTTATTGGGGTCCGGAAGGCACGTGGCTGGGCGATGAGCGCTACAGCGGCGAACGGCAGCTCGCCGAGCCGCTCGGCGCGGTGCAGATGGGCCTCATCTATGTCAATCCGGAAGGCCCGAACGGCAAGCCGGATCCGATCGCCGCGGCCAAGGATATTCGCGAAACCTTCTTCCGGATGGCGATGAACGACGAGGAGACCGTCGCGCTGATCGCGGGTGGCCACACTTTCGGCAAGACCCATGGCGCCGGCGATCCGTCGCTGGTTGGTCCCGAGCCGGAAGCGGGCGCGTTGGAAGATCAGGGTCTCGGCTGGAAGAGCAAGCACGCGTCGGGCCTGGCGGGCGATTCCATCACCAGCGGTCTCGAAGTGACATGGACGACGACGCCGACGAAGTGGAGCAACAACTTCTTCGAGAACCTGTTCAAGTACGAATGGGAGCTGACGAAGAGCCCGGGCGGTGCGAACCAGTGGACGGCCAAGGGTGCCGACGCGATCATTCCGGATCCGTTCGACAAGTCGAAGAAGCATCGCCCGACGATGCTGACGACCGACCTCTCGCTGCGCTTCGATCCGGCCTATGAGAAGATCTCGCGCCGCTTCATGGAAAACCCGGATCAGTTCGCGGACGCGTTTGCTCGCGCCTGGTTCAAGCTGACCCATCGCGACATGGGCCCGATCCAGCGCTATCTCGGCCCGCTGGTGCCGAAGGAGACGCTGATCTGGCAGGATCCGATTCCGGCAGTGAACCACGAGTTGGTCAACGATCAGGACGTCGGTGCGCTGAAGTCGAAAATCCTGGCCTCGGGTCTCTCGGTGCCGGAGCTGGTCTCGACCGCCTGGGCATCGGCCTCGACGTTCCGCGGCTCGGACAAGCGCGGCGGCGCCAATGGTGCGCGTATTCGTCTTGCTCCGCAGAAGGACTGGGAGGTGAACCAGCCGGACCAGCTCTCGAAGGTGCTCGGCAAGCTCGAGGCGATCCAGAAGGACTTCAACGCGTCATCCGGCGCCAAGAAGGTCTCGATGGCTGACCTCATCGTCCTCGGCGGCTCCGCCGCGGTCGAGAAGGCTGCCAAGGATGCCGGCGTCGACGTCAAGGTCGGCTTCGCGCCGGGCCGCATGGACGCTTCGCAGGAGCAGACCGATGCGGCCTCCTTCGCGCCGCTGGAGCCGCGGGCCGATGGCTTCCGCAACTATGTCGGCAAGAAGCATCAGTTCCTGCGGCAGGAAGAAGCTCTGGTCGATCGCGCCCAGCTGCTCAGGCTCACCGGTCCGGAAATGACAGTCCTGGTCGGCGGCCTGCGTGTGCTCGGTGCCAATGCGAACGGGTCGAAGCACGGCGTCTTCACCTCCAAGGTGGGCACGCTCTCCAACGACTACTTCGTCAACCTGCTCGATATGAGCACGCAGTGGACGCCGGTTGCAGACGGCTCCTACGAGGGCCGCGACCGCAAGGCCAATGCGGTGAAATGGACCGGTATGCGCGCCGATCTCATTTTCGGCTCGCACTCGCAGCTGCGCGCCTTCGCCGAGGTCTATGCGACCTCGGATTCGAAGGAGAAGTTCGTGCAGGACTTCGCCAAGGCCTGGACCAAGGTGATGAACCTCGACCGGTTCGACCTCGCGGTTTGA
- a CDS encoding hydrogen peroxide-inducible genes activator, with translation MINLTLRQLRYFDALARHGHFGRAAESCSISQPALSMQIKELEEALGGLLLERSARQVALTRFGEELAQRVRDILRSVDELGDFARASQDRFAGRLRIGMIPTIAPYLLPKITKNLTRMHPELDIRVRETMTPRLIQELVEGRLDTAIVALPVSEPSLTEVALFEEKFLLVRPGTDAGTPAPSREMMREMRLLLLEEGHCFRDQALSFCNMQSAPPREMLDANSLSTLVQMVAAGIGVTLIPEMAVSVETRSASVSLSRFHDPEPSRTIGMVWRKTSPLARQLLQISEVVCLSAGKARPRQAARNQKALG, from the coding sequence ATGATCAATCTGACGCTGCGCCAACTGCGGTATTTCGACGCGCTGGCGCGTCATGGTCATTTCGGGCGTGCCGCTGAATCCTGTTCTATCTCGCAGCCGGCGCTGTCGATGCAAATCAAGGAACTAGAGGAGGCGCTCGGCGGACTGCTGCTGGAGCGTAGCGCCCGGCAGGTCGCGCTGACCCGGTTCGGCGAGGAGCTTGCACAGCGCGTCCGCGACATCCTGCGTTCGGTCGATGAGCTCGGCGATTTTGCCCGCGCCTCGCAGGACCGTTTTGCGGGCCGGCTGCGCATCGGCATGATCCCGACGATCGCGCCCTATCTCTTGCCCAAGATCACCAAGAACCTTACGCGCATGCATCCGGAGCTCGACATTCGGGTGCGCGAGACCATGACGCCGCGGCTAATCCAGGAACTCGTCGAGGGCCGGCTCGACACCGCCATCGTCGCGCTGCCGGTCTCCGAGCCCTCGCTCACCGAGGTTGCCCTGTTCGAGGAGAAATTTTTGCTGGTGCGGCCTGGCACGGATGCGGGCACGCCGGCGCCGTCGCGCGAGATGATGCGGGAGATGCGGCTCTTGCTGCTCGAAGAGGGCCATTGTTTTCGCGATCAGGCACTGTCGTTCTGCAACATGCAATCGGCGCCGCCGCGCGAGATGCTGGATGCAAATTCGCTGTCGACGCTGGTGCAGATGGTAGCCGCCGGCATCGGTGTCACCCTGATCCCGGAGATGGCGGTCTCGGTGGAGACGCGATCGGCCTCCGTCTCGCTGTCGCGCTTCCACGATCCCGAGCCCTCGCGCACCATCGGCATGGTCTGGCGCAAGACCAGCCCGTTGGCCCGGCAACTGCTGCAGATCTCCGAGGTGGTGTGCCTGTCCGCCGGCAAGGCGCGCCCGCGGCAGGCCGCGCGCAACCAGAAGGCCTTAGGCTAG
- a CDS encoding GNAT family N-acetyltransferase → MSDPIIRPARADEYDEIGRVWMESWVSTGLAEASNFLLANLRARIRREIEDGWSLFVADDNGTIAAMLALHLPKLYLDMLFVGPAYQGQSLGRKLLAFTRTQMPDEMHLRCVRENEKAWRWYEREGFVFETEEVEPSNGFMMKYYRWKRAARNT, encoded by the coding sequence ATGTCGGATCCGATCATCCGCCCCGCCCGCGCCGACGAATATGACGAGATCGGCCGTGTCTGGATGGAGAGCTGGGTCTCGACCGGGCTCGCCGAGGCCAGCAACTTCCTGCTGGCCAACCTGCGCGCGCGCATCCGCCGCGAGATCGAAGACGGCTGGAGCCTGTTCGTCGCGGACGACAACGGCACGATCGCCGCGATGCTCGCGCTACATCTGCCAAAGCTTTATCTCGATATGCTGTTCGTCGGACCTGCCTATCAGGGGCAATCGCTCGGTCGGAAGTTGCTCGCCTTCACGCGCACGCAAATGCCCGACGAGATGCACCTCCGCTGCGTCCGCGAGAACGAAAAGGCCTGGCGCTGGTACGAGCGCGAAGGTTTTGTGTTCGAGACGGAAGAGGTCGAACCGTCGAACGGATTTATGATGAAATACTACCGATGGAAGCGAGCGGCTCGCAATACCTAG
- the fabI gene encoding enoyl-ACP reductase FabI: MEGLMKGKRGLIMGIANDHSIAWGMAKTLHAHGAELAFTFQGEALGRRVKPLAESLGVELVLPCDVEDIASVDATFDVLRDKWGKLDFVIHAIGFADKNELKGRYADTSRENFSRTMVISCFSFTEVVKRAAELMTEGGSMLTLTFGASERSMPNYNVMGVAKAALEASVRYLASDFGPRGIRVNAISAGPIRTLAGSGIGEARAMFAFMQKHSPLRRGVTLDELGGSALYLLSDLSGGVTGEIHYVDSGYNIVLMPRPDELKTSE, from the coding sequence ATGGAAGGTTTGATGAAAGGCAAGCGCGGTCTGATCATGGGCATCGCCAATGATCATTCGATCGCCTGGGGCATGGCGAAGACGCTGCATGCTCATGGTGCCGAGCTTGCCTTCACCTTCCAGGGTGAGGCTTTGGGTAGGCGCGTCAAGCCGCTTGCAGAGTCTCTGGGCGTGGAATTGGTGCTGCCTTGCGACGTCGAGGACATCGCCAGCGTCGACGCCACGTTCGACGTCTTGCGCGACAAGTGGGGCAAGCTCGACTTCGTGATCCACGCGATCGGCTTTGCCGACAAGAACGAGCTGAAGGGCCGCTACGCCGACACCAGCCGCGAGAATTTCTCGCGCACCATGGTGATCTCGTGTTTCTCGTTCACGGAAGTCGTAAAGCGCGCTGCCGAACTGATGACGGAGGGCGGCAGCATGCTCACGCTGACCTTCGGCGCCTCGGAGCGCTCGATGCCGAATTACAACGTGATGGGCGTGGCCAAGGCGGCGCTCGAAGCCTCGGTGCGCTATCTCGCCTCCGATTTCGGTCCGCGCGGTATCCGCGTCAACGCCATCTCAGCCGGCCCCATCCGCACGCTCGCGGGCTCCGGCATCGGCGAGGCGCGCGCGATGTTCGCCTTCATGCAGAAGCACTCGCCCCTTCGTCGCGGCGTCACGCTCGACGAGCTCGGTGGCTCCGCGCTGTATCTCTTGTCGGATCTGTCCGGCGGCGTGACCGGCGAAATCCATTATGTCGATTCCGGCTACAACATCGTCCTGATGCCGAGGCCGGACGAGCTCAAGACATCAGAATAG
- the fabB gene encoding beta-ketoacyl-ACP synthase I, giving the protein MRRVVVTGMGIVSSIGNNTQEVLASLHEAKSGISRAEKYAELGFRSQVQGAPTLDPSTVVDRRAMRFLGQGAAWNHVAMEQAIQDSGLSPDEVSNIRTGIIMGSGGPSARTIVESADITRTKGPKRVGPFAVPKAMSSTASATLATWFKIKGVNYSISSACATSNHCVGNAYETIQIGKQDVIFAGGCEELDWSLSVLFDAMGAMSSKYNDTPATASRPYDVNRDGFVIAGGAGVLVLEELEHAKARGARIYGEIVGYGATSDGYDMVAPSGEGAERCMRMAMSTVKTKVDYINPHATSTPAGDPPEIDALRRVFGTGEKCPPISATKALTGHSLGATGVQEAIYSLLMMNNGFICESAHIQELDPVFADMPIVRKRIDNVKIGTVLSNSFGFGGTNATLVFSRLDV; this is encoded by the coding sequence ATGAGGCGGGTTGTGGTCACCGGGATGGGTATCGTCTCGTCGATCGGAAACAACACCCAGGAAGTGCTTGCAAGCCTTCACGAGGCAAAGTCAGGCATTTCGCGGGCGGAGAAATATGCCGAGCTCGGCTTCCGTTCGCAGGTGCAAGGTGCTCCCACGCTCGATCCTTCGACCGTGGTTGACCGCCGTGCGATGCGTTTCCTCGGTCAGGGCGCGGCGTGGAATCACGTCGCGATGGAGCAGGCGATCCAGGATTCCGGTCTGTCGCCTGACGAAGTCTCCAACATCCGCACCGGCATCATCATGGGCTCCGGCGGGCCGTCCGCCCGCACCATCGTCGAATCCGCCGACATCACCCGCACCAAGGGACCGAAGCGCGTCGGTCCGTTCGCAGTGCCGAAGGCGATGTCCTCGACGGCGTCTGCGACGCTTGCGACCTGGTTCAAGATCAAGGGTGTGAACTATTCGATCTCGTCGGCCTGTGCGACGTCGAACCATTGCGTCGGTAATGCCTATGAGACGATCCAGATCGGCAAGCAGGATGTGATCTTCGCCGGCGGCTGCGAGGAGCTCGACTGGTCGCTGTCGGTGCTGTTCGACGCCATGGGCGCGATGTCCTCGAAGTACAACGACACGCCCGCCACCGCCTCGCGTCCCTACGACGTTAACCGCGACGGCTTCGTCATTGCCGGTGGCGCCGGCGTGCTGGTGCTGGAAGAGCTCGAGCATGCCAAGGCGCGCGGCGCGCGCATTTATGGCGAGATCGTCGGCTATGGCGCGACCTCGGACGGCTACGACATGGTCGCGCCGTCGGGCGAAGGCGCCGAGCGCTGCATGCGCATGGCGATGTCGACGGTGAAGACCAAGGTCGACTACATCAACCCGCACGCCACCTCGACGCCGGCAGGCGATCCGCCCGAGATCGACGCGCTGCGGCGCGTGTTCGGTACCGGGGAGAAGTGCCCGCCGATCTCGGCGACCAAGGCGCTGACCGGCCACTCGCTGGGCGCGACCGGCGTGCAGGAGGCGATCTACTCGCTGCTGATGATGAATAACGGCTTCATCTGCGAGAGCGCGCATATCCAGGAGCTCGATCCCGTGTTCGCCGACATGCCGATCGTGCGCAAGCGCATCGACAACGTCAAGATCGGCACCGTGCTGTCGAACTCGTTCGGCTTCGGCGGCACCAACGCCACGCTGGTGTTCAGCCGGCTGGATGTGTGA
- the fabA gene encoding bifunctional 3-hydroxydecanoyl-ACP dehydratase/trans-2-decenoyl-ACP isomerase: MLNRRNGYEYEDLLACARGEMFGPGNAQLPLPPMLMFDRITEINDNGGEFGKGVVRAELDVKADLWFFGCHFKNDPVMPGCLGLDALWQMVGFYLGWSGGEGRGRALGLSELKFGGQVLPEARKIVYNVDIKRVMRSKLVLGIADGWLSVDDQIIYRAKDLKVGLFKQGTSLG; encoded by the coding sequence ATGCTGAACAGGCGCAACGGTTACGAATACGAAGATCTGCTGGCCTGTGCCCGCGGCGAGATGTTCGGCCCGGGCAATGCCCAGCTGCCGCTGCCTCCGATGCTCATGTTCGACCGCATCACGGAAATTAACGACAATGGCGGCGAGTTCGGCAAGGGCGTCGTGCGCGCCGAGCTCGACGTGAAGGCCGACCTCTGGTTCTTCGGCTGCCACTTCAAGAACGATCCCGTGATGCCCGGCTGCCTCGGTCTCGATGCGCTGTGGCAAATGGTCGGCTTCTATCTGGGCTGGAGCGGTGGCGAAGGTCGCGGCCGTGCGCTTGGCCTGAGCGAATTGAAGTTCGGGGGGCAGGTGCTGCCTGAAGCCCGCAAGATTGTGTACAACGTCGATATCAAGCGCGTGATGCGTTCAAAGCTCGTGCTCGGCATCGCCGATGGATGGCTTTCGGTCGATGACCAGATTATTTATCGCGCCAAGGACCTGAAGGTCGGCCTGTTCAAGCAGGGCACGAGCCTGGGCTAA
- the irrA gene encoding iron response transcriptional regulator IrrA, which produces MSENNAPLHDEDAHAALQSGRQPALTGCPWHDVNEMLQSAGLRPTRQRMALGWLLFGKGARHLTAEMLYEEATLAKVPVSLATVYNTLNQLTDAGLLRQVSVDGTKTYFDTNVTTHHHYYLENSHELVDIEDPHLALSKLPEVPEGYEIARIDMVVRLRKKR; this is translated from the coding sequence ATGAGCGAGAACAACGCGCCCCTTCACGACGAAGATGCCCATGCGGCCCTTCAGTCCGGCCGTCAGCCGGCCCTGACCGGCTGCCCCTGGCACGACGTTAACGAAATGCTCCAGTCTGCCGGCCTGCGCCCGACGCGCCAGCGGATGGCGCTCGGCTGGCTGCTGTTCGGCAAGGGCGCACGCCATCTCACGGCTGAAATGCTCTACGAGGAAGCGACGCTGGCCAAGGTCCCGGTCTCGCTCGCGACCGTCTACAACACGCTGAACCAGCTGACGGATGCCGGACTGCTACGCCAGGTCAGCGTCGACGGCACCAAGACTTATTTCGACACCAACGTCACCACCCACCACCATTACTACCTCGAGAACAGCCACGAGCTCGTCGATATCGAGGATCCGCATCTGGCGCTCTCCAAGCTGCCGGAGGTGCCGGAAGGCTATGAGATCGCGCGCATCGATATGGTCGTGCGCCTGCGCAAGAAACGCTAA
- a CDS encoding SH3 domain-containing protein, with amino-acid sequence MALGRFCSVMALVCTWWSASVGPGHSAKDNTPQTASGLPVPRYVSLKSDHVNVRAGPTKDNDVAWVYTRSGLPVEITAEFENWRRVRDSEGAEGWVYHSLLSGRRTAVVTMKHKDDLAPIYDRADADSAVAAKLQAGVVTQVKKCTTSWCHVTGNGFDGWIQQERLWGVYADEQVN; translated from the coding sequence ATGGCGTTGGGGCGTTTTTGTTCGGTGATGGCGCTCGTTTGCACCTGGTGGAGCGCCTCGGTCGGCCCCGGGCACTCGGCCAAGGACAACACGCCCCAGACCGCCAGCGGGCTTCCGGTGCCGCGCTATGTCAGCCTCAAATCGGATCACGTGAACGTCCGCGCCGGCCCGACCAAGGACAATGACGTGGCCTGGGTCTACACCCGTTCCGGCCTGCCGGTCGAAATCACCGCCGAGTTCGAGAACTGGCGCCGGGTGCGCGATTCCGAAGGCGCCGAGGGCTGGGTCTATCACTCACTGCTGTCGGGCCGCCGCACTGCGGTGGTCACCATGAAGCACAAGGACGACCTTGCGCCGATCTATGACCGCGCCGATGCCGACAGCGCGGTGGCCGCAAAACTCCAGGCCGGCGTCGTCACGCAGGTGAAAAAGTGCACCACCAGCTGGTGCCACGTCACCGGCAACGGCTTTGACGGCTGGATCCAGCAGGAGCGCCTCTGGGGCGTCTACGCCGACGAGCAGGTGAACTGA
- a CDS encoding D-glycerate dehydrogenase: MSVKKKPLVVVTRKLPDSIETRMRELFDARINLEDIPMSAEQIAEAARTADILVPTVTDHISGDIVNQPDCKLRLIANFGNGVDNIDVEAAHARGITVTNTPKVLTEDTADMTMALILAVPRRMIEGASVLTEGKPWAGWSPTWMLGHRIGGKRLGIIGMGRIGQAVARRARAFGLQIHYHNRRPVAPKIAEELGATYWESLDQMLARMDIISVNCPHTPATYHLLSARRLKLIRKDAYIVNTARGEVTDEDTLIKLIEGGEIGGAGLDVYEHEPAVNPKLVRLAKAGKVTLMPHMGSATIEGRVEMGEKVIINIRTFLDAHKPPDRVLPSML, translated from the coding sequence ATGTCGGTAAAGAAAAAGCCCCTCGTCGTGGTGACGCGCAAGCTGCCGGACTCGATCGAGACCCGGATGCGCGAACTGTTCGACGCACGCATCAATCTCGAGGACATACCGATGTCGGCGGAGCAGATCGCCGAAGCCGCGCGCACTGCCGACATCCTGGTTCCGACGGTCACCGACCACATCAGCGGCGATATCGTCAACCAGCCCGACTGCAAGCTCCGCCTGATCGCCAATTTCGGCAACGGCGTCGACAATATCGACGTCGAGGCCGCGCATGCCCGCGGCATCACCGTCACCAACACGCCGAAAGTCCTGACTGAAGATACCGCCGACATGACTATGGCGCTGATCCTGGCCGTGCCGCGCCGGATGATCGAAGGCGCCTCGGTGCTGACCGAAGGGAAACCCTGGGCGGGCTGGTCGCCGACCTGGATGCTCGGCCACCGCATCGGCGGCAAGCGGCTCGGCATCATCGGCATGGGCCGGATCGGCCAGGCGGTCGCGCGTCGCGCCCGCGCCTTCGGCCTGCAGATCCACTACCACAACCGCCGTCCCGTGGCGCCGAAGATCGCCGAAGAGTTGGGGGCGACCTATTGGGAAAGCCTCGACCAGATGCTGGCGCGGATGGACATCATCTCGGTGAACTGCCCGCACACGCCCGCGACCTATCACCTGCTCTCGGCGCGACGGCTGAAGCTGATCCGGAAAGACGCCTACATCGTCAACACCGCGCGCGGCGAAGTCACGGACGAAGACACGCTGATCAAGCTGATCGAAGGCGGCGAGATCGGCGGCGCCGGCCTTGACGTCTACGAGCATGAGCCCGCGGTCAATCCAAAGCTGGTGCGGCTTGCGAAGGCCGGCAAGGTGACGCTGATGCCGCATATGGGTTCGGCCACGATCGAGGGCCGCGTCGAGATGGGCGAGAAGGTGATCATCAACATCCGCACCTTCCTCGACGCCCACAAGCCGCCGGATCGCGTGCTGCCGAGCATGCTCTGA